Genomic segment of Malus domestica chromosome 15, GDT2T_hap1:
TTTACTTCTTAAATTTTTTGAAGTAGATACTAACACTGGAAACAATGAATAATCCGATAATTAGACTTTGTTTTTGCTTATTTTGTTGTatggtttagggtttttttaactaagaaaattgttattgccactcaaaaaatctcattttgaattccaaactttctataattagaaagaaaaatacatttatgagaattgtagaatgaaatttctggagtgttaataacagttctcctaaataaaactaaaaatacatATCTAGAGGAGCGTTCAAGCAATAAatagttaatattttaatatggcACTAACAACTCGTTTGAGCGCGCTCCACAATGTAATTTCATGACCCGAACCGCAAATTTTAGGTTATCCTACTagattatttttgtaaaaattaatTTGGATCGAAAAGCATTTAGTCATTATATTAATATTGTGAACATTTCATTTTTATCGACAACTCTATCATCGTTGATTTGTAATATCACAATTAAATAACTAAACGACTTCTGATTTTAGTAAATTTTCGCAAGAACAATGTTTCCACGATAACCTAAAAAATAATCGGTTTAGATTATAAAAAGATTGTATAGTGAGTCCACACTAGTGGCCATTTTGGTTTTAAAATACGTCGAGTTGtctcataaaaattttcaagttgcTCACAAGTTTTACAAATAAACATACCAATGCTCAAGTTTGACTTATTAAATGGCATGGTCAAGCTGAAGCCATTGCATTTGGTATAGATGGAAAGGTGGGGAATGTTATAACATTGGACAAGAAACAACATACAACGAGAAATAATTTCTACGTTCTTATTGTTAAGCCAAACATTTAATAATATAGTTAGTACGTCGTTTGATAAGTCAATATTATCCGTTGTATAAATTAATTTGTTCGACTGAAACAAAACTCTTGCTATTTATTTCATCGCTTGACACATGTTGCCCAAAAATCTCCCAACATGGAGTGGTAGTAGAAAATCGCAGAGGATCATCGTTAAGCCAATTTTCTTGTCATTGTCGGTTAAACCTGGATTTTGAtgcttcaattaaaataattaacaacATAGTCAACTAATTTCATTGTGTTTTTCTCCAATGATTTTGCAAATTTATAGGCAAATACCTCATCGGTACGACTAATAACATCGATACAACAACCAAAATCGATACCTTACCGGAGACCAGCACTTGTACTCGGGCCAAGAAAGGCAGAATCCCTTTCCTTGGATTACATTGCAAATTAAAAAGTAGCGGCAGTTTTCAACACTCCAggtcccgaaatcccgaaaatGAAACCAAATCTAGTCCAAtctcaaaatatgaaaatttctACTATGCTTCGGTGCACTATATGCCAAGAGGATCCTCGTCAAATCCTCTTTATGAGAATACTCTAGTTACATCCGTACagttatatattattataaaaatttttatttaaaattaaatataaataatatctaacAAAAACTAACCGTATGATGTACAATAAACATATTTAATTGAAAGATCTTCAAAATCTTCAGAAAGAAGATCCGGCAAGGATCCTCTCTCCACCATATGTACCAAGAAATTTGGCCGTTAGATCTTAATTACTAAACCTAGAATCTGACAATAAAAAAATCTCAGGCTGACATTCATACCATGCTAAAATACTGACAGGTTTGTCATCCAAATGATGTTGAGAACCAACCAACGGAGGAAAATCCCAAAAGCAATCCAAAGGAGCCAAAAGGAGAAAGTCAAAAGAGAAAGACACATATTGAAGTCAAACCATCATCATCACATAAAACAAGATGGAGAGAATTGAGAAGAATGGTACATAATCTTAAACCCAAAAGCAGACAAAGCCATTCTCACTCCCAAGTCTTTGGAACCCTGAAACTAATTTAAGCCAGACAGCTTTCCTAAACCATGATCACTGGTTGCCGGTACTCCAAGCTAATCACATGCTCTTACTAGCTCAAAATACGAACAACGTGACAACCATGTTCTAGGTAAGTTCATCTCTAAAGGTCATAACCATTTCAAAATGCTCAAGGCAATTTAATCCGATCATATAATAAAAAGGATATTAACTAGAGCGAAATAGAAGTCATTTGAACATAAAAACGATCACTAAGTACAGAAACGATATGGGGAATCAGGTGGATGAGTCCCGAAACATTAACCccttgtgtttttcttttcccttcccTAATCCTACAAATGTGGCTATCTTATCATCAGACACAGAGCTTTAGTCAGAAAATGCAGGTCATTCAATATCTTTTAACCAACAACCCTAACACAAATTGCTCCTCCTTCATTCCGATACCTGACTTTCCTGCTCTACtcgtcatcatcttcttcctacAATTAACCCAAAACAACACAattcaacccaattcaataaaCTAATCACGAAACTAAGAAGACACAGTTGATCAACAAAACAACGAGAGCCAATCAGAACAAACCTCTCCACTCTCGTCATCATCTTCATCCTCGTTTTGCACCTCAGACTTGGACTTATCGGACTCTTCATCATCCGCTCCGTTACCTCCCTCAGCCTAATTTCACAATTAAGCAACAACTCTCACAACACTACTCGAATCAATTAAACCGAAAACTCAGGAATCAAAACAAGGGCACTCACTATGCGCTTGTTGTAAGCATTCATGGTCTTGGTGTACTCAGCCTTCCTCTTTTCTGCCTTGGCAATGTAGGGAGCTTTCTCCTGAATAATTTATACAATAAAGCAACCAGTCAACGAACAGTTacggaaaattcaagcaattcACAAATCGATAAACAAAATTTATTGGGAGAAATACTCACGGCCTCTGAAAGTGATTTCCATTTATCACCACCAGCTTTACCGACCTATTCAAATTTATCGAAAATCAGAATAAGtataattttgtaaaattaaataaaaaattattcagcaaaACGAAATTAAAAACACAGATCTGAGAAGATGAAATTCACTTACAGCGGCCACAGATTTGTTATTAGGATGATCCTTCTTGAATTTCACTCTGAAATCCtccctatatatatttgaaagaaaaattcatacaaatatgataaaataaataaataaatcaaagtaAAAAACGATCGATCTGAAGAAAGAGagatagggagagagagagaaacagagcgTTGGCCGTACATGAAAACGAAGAAGGCACTCGCAGGCCTCTTAGGCTTGTTCGGATCCTTTGCAGCCTTCTTGCTCGCGCCAGAGCTTTTGGTCTTCaacctaacaaaattaaaaaataacacaaaaaatcAACATAAATTCAAAATCGACGTTTCATATCGAGATCTCCGATCAAATCGAAGAAGAGGGAAAACGAAAACGGAAGCTCACTTCGCATCGGCTTTTTTGGGAGCAGCAGCTCTTGATTTCCCCATGTTCAGCTAAACCTGCAcacaaaaccacaaaaaaa
This window contains:
- the LOC103425027 gene encoding HMG1/2-like protein; amino-acid sequence: MGKSRAAAPKKADAKLKTKSSGASKKAAKDPNKPKRPASAFFVFMEDFRVKFKKDHPNNKSVAAVGKAGGDKWKSLSEAEKAPYIAKAEKRKAEYTKTMNAYNKRIAEGGNGADDEESDKSKSEVQNEDEDDDESGEEEDDDE